A genome region from Blautia coccoides includes the following:
- a CDS encoding M23 family metallopeptidase — translation MRKWILLFLILVFADVFAISSLKEHVSLEDLRKAGIPVGEMEKAGISLEEMQLYLPFWQDMEFFPLAVCPSERKNPFSFADTWMEARNYGGKRKHEGCDIFGKEMLSGYYPVISITDGTVEKVGWLPLGGWRIGIRSPGGGYFYYAHLSGYGRKFQEGEAVRAGELLGFLGDSGYGEEGTCGKFAPHLHMGVYVRYKGDEEYALNPYPVLVYLKDYTKEISY, via the coding sequence GTGCGGAAATGGATACTGTTATTTCTGATCTTAGTGTTTGCGGATGTTTTTGCCATCAGTTCCCTGAAAGAACATGTTTCTCTGGAAGACCTGCGAAAAGCCGGCATTCCTGTGGGTGAAATGGAAAAGGCCGGTATATCTTTGGAGGAGATGCAGCTATATCTGCCCTTCTGGCAGGACATGGAGTTTTTTCCCCTTGCGGTCTGCCCCTCAGAGAGAAAAAATCCCTTTTCCTTTGCGGATACCTGGATGGAGGCGCGGAACTATGGCGGAAAGCGGAAACATGAAGGATGCGATATTTTCGGCAAGGAAATGCTTTCCGGATATTACCCCGTCATAAGCATCACGGACGGAACTGTGGAAAAAGTGGGGTGGCTCCCTTTGGGCGGCTGGAGGATTGGAATCCGGAGTCCGGGAGGAGGCTATTTTTATTATGCCCATTTAAGCGGCTACGGCAGGAAGTTTCAGGAGGGAGAAGCTGTGAGAGCAGGTGAGCTTCTGGGATTTCTGGGTGACAGCGGATACGGGGAAGAGGGGACCTGCGGAAAGTTTGCGCCCCATTTACATATGGGGGTATACGTGAGATACAAGGGGGATGAGGAATATGCCCTGAATCCGTATCCTGTGCTTGTATACCTGAAGGATTATACAAAGGAGATAAGTTACTGA
- a CDS encoding pseudouridine synthase, whose translation MGKIRLDKYLADMGLGTRSEVKKLLKTKQVTVNGETVTKPELKVDPDTDEILSSGEKVAYEDFEYYMLNKPQGVVSATEDNRDKTVLDCIPSRKRKDLFPVGRLDKDTEGLLLITNDGDLAHRLLSPKKHVDKTYFVRLRDELTEEDCKKLCEGVDIGEKNPTLPAVVTKTKEESRQCCITIREGKFHQVKRMFAAVDNEVVYLKRLSMGSLILDKTLEPGQYRKLSGEEIERLKNNA comes from the coding sequence ATGGGAAAGATACGATTGGATAAATACCTGGCCGATATGGGGCTGGGTACCAGAAGCGAAGTGAAAAAGCTTCTGAAGACAAAACAGGTGACTGTGAACGGGGAGACTGTCACAAAGCCGGAGTTGAAAGTTGACCCGGACACAGATGAGATTTTATCCTCCGGGGAGAAAGTGGCATATGAAGATTTTGAGTATTATATGCTCAATAAACCTCAGGGCGTAGTCTCTGCCACAGAGGACAACAGGGATAAAACCGTGCTGGACTGTATACCTTCCAGGAAAAGAAAAGATCTGTTCCCGGTAGGACGGCTTGACAAGGACACAGAAGGGCTGCTTCTCATCACCAATGACGGTGACCTGGCCCATAGGCTTCTCTCTCCCAAAAAACATGTGGACAAGACATATTTTGTAAGGCTTAGGGATGAATTGACAGAAGAGGATTGTAAAAAGCTGTGTGAAGGTGTAGATATCGGTGAAAAAAATCCCACTCTGCCTGCCGTTGTCACCAAGACCAAGGAGGAGAGCAGGCAATGCTGCATCACCATCAGGGAAGGAAAGTTCCACCAGGTGAAGCGTATGTTTGCGGCTGTGGACAATGAAGTGGTATACTTGAAAAGGCTTTCCATGGGAAGCCTTATTTTGGATAAAACGCTGGAGCCGGGACAGTACCGGAAACTTTCCGGGGAAGAGATAGAAAGGTTAAAGAACAATGCTTGA
- a CDS encoding RsmF rRNA methyltransferase first C-terminal domain-containing protein, whose translation MNLPRAYEQEMKELLGTELEAYKKSLDLPVMQGLRVNTSKITCKEFEVVSPFSLEKIPWIPNGYFIKEEERASRHPFYYAGLYYLQEPSAMTPASRLPVEPGDYVLDLCAAPGGKATELGSRLCRSGMLFANDISSSRAKALLKNLEMAGIPNVYVTSEDPEVLKNNFAGFFDKVLIDAPCSGEGMFHREPGMMEYWKERGPMAYVPIQKKLILQGARMLREGGMLLYSTCTFSKREDEEVIEYLLQEMPDMCLKEILPYEGFTEGMGLKKCVRIFPHRMPGEGHFLALLKKGGDDLNSRGTCLKPGKLQAGKGNPQKMPDCVEEFLSLLSYPIDRKDLKLDRDRLYLLPNGERMPKFRYLRTGLYLGDVKKNRFEPSQALAMALKPEEFISCIRLEPEDVRTVKYLKGETLDVSDLPVREKKGWQLVCVKDYPLGFGKLAGGVLKNKYYAGWRWQ comes from the coding sequence ATGAATCTGCCGAGAGCTTATGAACAAGAGATGAAAGAATTACTGGGCACAGAGCTGGAGGCCTACAAAAAAAGCCTTGATCTGCCGGTCATGCAGGGACTGCGTGTCAATACATCAAAGATCACCTGCAAAGAATTTGAGGTTGTCAGCCCTTTTTCCCTGGAGAAGATCCCGTGGATACCCAATGGTTATTTTATAAAGGAAGAGGAGCGGGCGTCCAGGCATCCGTTTTATTATGCAGGCTTATACTATCTGCAGGAGCCCAGTGCCATGACGCCGGCCAGCCGTCTGCCTGTGGAACCGGGAGACTATGTGCTGGATCTGTGCGCAGCTCCGGGCGGAAAGGCCACGGAGCTGGGCAGCCGGCTTTGCAGAAGCGGGATGCTGTTTGCCAATGACATCAGCAGCAGCAGGGCGAAAGCTCTGCTGAAGAATCTTGAGATGGCAGGGATTCCCAATGTCTATGTGACCAGCGAAGACCCGGAGGTGCTTAAGAATAATTTTGCCGGCTTTTTTGACAAGGTGCTCATAGATGCCCCTTGTTCCGGTGAGGGGATGTTTCACCGGGAGCCGGGGATGATGGAATACTGGAAGGAAAGAGGCCCCATGGCCTATGTGCCCATACAGAAAAAACTCATTCTCCAGGGTGCCCGTATGCTGCGGGAGGGAGGAATGCTTTTGTATTCCACCTGTACATTTTCAAAAAGAGAGGACGAGGAAGTGATCGAATATCTGCTGCAGGAAATGCCGGATATGTGTCTGAAGGAGATCCTTCCTTACGAAGGATTCACAGAAGGCATGGGACTTAAAAAATGTGTCAGGATCTTCCCGCACAGAATGCCTGGAGAGGGGCATTTTCTGGCTCTTCTTAAAAAGGGAGGAGATGATCTTAATTCCCGCGGAACCTGCCTGAAGCCGGGAAAACTGCAGGCAGGAAAAGGAAACCCGCAGAAGATGCCGGACTGCGTGGAAGAGTTCCTGTCCCTTTTGTCATATCCTATAGACAGAAAGGATCTGAAACTGGACCGTGACAGGCTCTATCTTTTGCCGAACGGAGAGAGAATGCCTAAATTTCGGTATCTCCGTACAGGACTTTATCTGGGAGATGTGAAGAAAAACAGGTTTGAGCCTTCCCAGGCCCTGGCGATGGCTTTAAAGCCTGAGGAATTCATCTCCTGTATCCGGCTGGAGCCTGAGGATGTGCGGACAGTCAAATACCTGAAAGGGGAAACCCTGGATGTGTCTGATCTGCCGGTCAGGGAGAAGAAGGGCTGGCAGCTTGTATGTGTAAAAGATTATCCTCTGGGATTCGGCAAACTGGCAGGAGGAGTTCTTAAAAATAAATACTATGCCGGATGGAGATGGCAGTAA
- a CDS encoding GTP pyrophosphokinase has translation MEIHLWRELLIPYELAVKELVIKFNHLKKEHKEKDLYSPIEQVSGRVKTINSILEKMQRKNISWADLEEKVEDIAGIRVICQFYEDIDKVAEIIRKRQDMQVVEEKDYLTHMKESGYRSYHMIVLYHVETLDGPKNVRAEIQIRTLAMNFWATIEHSLQYKYKGNMPPHLKERLNHAAQSILLLDEEMSSVRNEVMDAQNSMLHQSNLVSGILNNIENLYHYSNKREVAKIQDEFYRIYETKDLSRLERFYRELDIIAEGYRAQAVATEEIM, from the coding sequence ATGGAGATACATTTATGGCGTGAACTGCTGATTCCGTATGAACTTGCTGTCAAAGAGCTGGTTATAAAATTCAACCATCTGAAGAAGGAGCACAAAGAAAAGGACCTGTACTCCCCCATTGAACAAGTCAGCGGAAGAGTAAAAACAATTAACAGTATATTGGAAAAAATGCAGAGAAAAAATATATCCTGGGCAGACCTGGAGGAGAAGGTGGAAGATATTGCCGGCATCCGGGTCATCTGTCAGTTTTATGAAGATATTGATAAAGTAGCTGAGATCATTAGAAAGCGCCAGGATATGCAGGTGGTGGAGGAGAAGGACTATCTCACGCACATGAAGGAGAGCGGTTACAGAAGCTACCATATGATCGTTCTGTATCATGTGGAGACCTTAGACGGCCCAAAAAATGTCAGGGCTGAGATCCAGATTCGGACACTTGCTATGAATTTCTGGGCTACCATTGAACATTCTCTGCAGTACAAGTACAAGGGGAATATGCCTCCACATTTAAAGGAGAGGCTGAATCATGCCGCTCAGTCCATACTGCTTCTGGATGAAGAGATGTCATCTGTCCGGAACGAGGTTATGGATGCCCAGAATTCCATGCTGCATCAGTCTAATCTGGTGTCTGGAATCCTGAATAATATTGAGAATCTATACCACTATTCCAACAAGAGGGAAGTGGCAAAAATACAGGATGAATTTTACAGGATTTACGAGACAAAGGATTTGTCCAGACTGGAACGGTTCTACCGGGAACTGGACATTATTGCTGAGGGCTATCGTGCCCAGGCAGTAGCTACAGAAGAAATTATGTAA